Proteins from a single region of Chryseobacterium sp. W4I1:
- a CDS encoding DUF5689 domain-containing protein, producing MKNIYFKAAVFSAISMLTLSSCVKSDDYDVPEIQCTNRFPAANHKLSDLAGIAKPKPTDADIVKEDYIVEAYVGSSDESGNIYKMMFLQDKPENPTQGIEVDIDGGNQYLDFPTGALVRINLKGLIVQASNGNIKIGSYDPNYSVGRINPNKLANYMARVCDGQKPIVAVMKPLEFNSIADALKNGAHINQLVKIKNVQYEDAELTKTFADDAATGDRYITDKKAARLDLRFSNYATFAKSPISPKYAKSGDIVLLLSRYTSPSNPTTTIFTEQAYIRNLDDMVFNNERFSPGAPENPAASAVNLFNGSDFENWTTFLSSVNGFGLKPYATQGVGLGYNGTNSLQIKGTPTTNDYVFTATAASGLPAIPKRITFYIKGTSTGKSLSFNVYKTSGTPIFYTFNLGTFSTGAILDPDSGNANSYTGSINTNGQWRLVELNLTGLADLNLLAGKDMFAIKTGNAGTYDIQIDNIKIE from the coding sequence ATGAAAAATATATATTTTAAGGCAGCTGTATTTAGTGCCATTTCAATGTTGACGTTATCGTCTTGTGTAAAATCCGATGATTATGATGTTCCGGAAATTCAGTGTACCAATAGATTTCCTGCAGCTAATCACAAGCTGTCAGATCTTGCTGGTATCGCAAAACCTAAACCTACCGATGCGGATATTGTTAAAGAAGACTATATCGTTGAAGCTTATGTGGGTTCAAGTGATGAATCGGGAAATATTTATAAAATGATGTTCCTGCAGGATAAGCCTGAAAACCCTACCCAGGGAATAGAGGTAGATATTGATGGAGGAAATCAATATTTAGATTTTCCTACAGGTGCTTTGGTTAGAATTAATTTAAAAGGACTTATTGTTCAGGCTTCCAATGGAAATATTAAAATAGGTTCTTATGATCCCAATTATTCAGTGGGCAGAATTAATCCTAATAAACTTGCTAATTATATGGCAAGAGTTTGTGACGGACAAAAACCTATTGTTGCTGTAATGAAGCCATTGGAATTTAATTCTATCGCTGATGCTCTTAAAAACGGTGCTCACATCAACCAGCTTGTAAAAATTAAAAATGTTCAGTATGAAGATGCCGAACTGACAAAAACCTTTGCTGATGATGCTGCAACAGGAGACCGTTATATAACAGATAAAAAGGCAGCGAGATTAGACCTTCGTTTTAGTAATTATGCAACGTTTGCTAAATCTCCTATTTCTCCTAAATATGCAAAAAGCGGTGATATTGTACTTCTTTTGAGCCGTTACACAAGCCCGAGTAATCCTACCACTACCATCTTTACAGAACAGGCCTATATCAGAAATCTTGATGATATGGTCTTTAATAATGAAAGATTTTCTCCGGGAGCACCAGAGAATCCAGCAGCTTCTGCTGTAAATCTTTTCAACGGTTCTGATTTTGAGAACTGGACAACCTTCTTATCAAGTGTAAACGGTTTCGGCCTTAAACCATATGCAACCCAAGGTGTTGGTTTAGGATATAACGGAACCAATTCGCTTCAGATTAAAGGAACACCTACAACAAATGATTATGTATTTACAGCTACCGCAGCTTCAGGTTTACCAGCTATTCCAAAAAGAATTACGTTCTATATCAAAGGTACTTCGACTGGAAAATCGCTTTCTTTCAATGTATATAAAACCAGTGGTACTCCTATTTTCTATACCTTCAACCTGGGAACATTCAGTACTGGTGCAATTTTAGATCCAGATTCTGGCAATGCCAATTCTTACACAGGTTCAATTAATACCAACGGTCAATGGAGGCTGGTTGAACTTAACCTTACCGGTTTGGCAGATCTTAATCTATTAGCTGGAAAAGATATGTTTGCCATCAAAACAGGGAATGCAGGTACTTACGATATTCAAATCGATAATATTAAAATTGAATAA